AAGGGTCTGTTGTCAGCGATTTTTTTGGTTATTACGATGGCTTTATGGGGGGTTATGTCAATGTCTTGGATGACGATTCAATTCCGGTCAAAAACGCCAAGTATCGCAACGCCGTGCGCAATTATATTTTTAGCGATGCCTATATAGAGTATGACTACAAAAATCATTTTGGTTTCAAAGGAGGGCGTTACAAGTCTAAAATGGAATACCGCAGTGGGTGGACACAGGGCTTTGAGGTCTATGGAGGGGGTAGGGATTTTCGTCTGACTTGGTTTAGCTCTTGGGGGCGCGCTTTTGCCTACGGTTCTTATATCCAAGATTGGTATGCCGCACGCCCCACTTTTTCTGGCAATTACACTAAAAACAGCAGTGGGGGTTATGATAAACACGGTTACCCCATTCTTTTAGGCACGCATGCCCTGCAACTCAACTATTCACGGCATAAATTTCAGTTGGAGGGCTTTTTTTACTTTTCCCCCAAAATTTTTAATGCTCCGGGCTTTAAAGTGGGTTGGGATAGCAACCCCAACTTCTCGGGGCGAGGTTTTCGCTCCCAAACAACCTTGCTCGCCTTTTTCCCCATTTATTATCCATGGATGATTGTCAAATCTGACGGTTCGCCTGCTTACGCCTTTGACACTCCGGCAACGCGCACAGGGCAGAGTTTAGTGATCAAGCAACGCTTCGATTTCAACGAATTTTTTATCGTGGGCACTTTCCTTAAAAATTTTCAAAATCCTAATTTTAAGATTGGGAATATGGGTAACCCTGCCGGGGTGCTCACGGGAGATAATAGTATCTATGCGGGGAACTGGAGCACTTCCATTAAAGCGGATGCGGTAACGGGTAACTTTGGTTATGGAGGGAAACATTTTAAAGACACATTTAACTGGGAAATGCAGTGGCAATGGAGTAGTTCGCCGGTTTCTCATGATGGCCGTGTTACCTTGCTTTTAGGCTATACCTTTAATAAAATCTTAAGCGCGACCGTAACTTTGGCTTATTTTGGTATACACACTAATAAGGGCTATCAAGCTGGTTTAAATGCACCCTGCAAAACTGGCTGTCAAGGCGGGTATCAAGATCGTAGCAGTCTGACTACAAGCCTGGTAGCGACATTTTAGGGATTTCCTAAAAGGACTAGCAAACTAAGAAAAAAAACACGCCTAGCATGCTATTATCACTCAAAGGTAAATGTAGGCGTTGGGTGTGCGCTAACATTCATTCCTCATCATATACAAGGAACGCGCATTGAAAAAAATTACCTTGCTTTCTAAGAGCTTACTAGCAGTGTTAGGAGTGTTGAGCGAAGCAGAAGCCTTAGATTGGCGCAATTTGGAATCCTTTGCTAAGTTTAAAGCAGGGGCCGAGTCCTTTGCCAAAGTGGGCTTTAATAACAAACCTATCAACACGAAAAAAGGGCTTTATCCTACAGAAACCTTTATGACTGTGGTGGCGTATTTGCAACTGGATTTCCCGGAATTACTCTCCAAAAGCGCCACAGCAGCCGGACACCATCTTTCAGGGAGTTTAGGGGGTATGGGCGGGGGCCTAATTTATGATGGCACAAAGCACTTGAAAGACCAAGCTACGGGTTTGCCCTATGGCAGCATGGCTTGGAACTATTTTGGTTATTGGGGGGGGTTAGTCGGGCAAAAGCCATGGGCAAAGTGTTGGTATGGGCTAGGTGGGGGCTCAAAAGCAGACTATGCGGGAATGAGCGCACAGGAACTCCAAACGCTATCAGACTATTCAACAACAAACCCTCCTCCCAAAGGCACCATGAGTGCTCAAGCAGCCTCTAATTGTGTGCAAGGCTATGCCGACAACACGAGAGATTATGTAATTTACAACGCCTATATCGATTACTCCTATAAAGATATTTTTCGCTTTAGAGGGGGGCGTTACGAATCTCCGGCGGACTACATGAGTGGTTACACGCAGGGGTTGGACATGACCTTAAAGCTAGGGCATTTCAAACTTTGGTGGTTTAGTTCCTTTGGTCGTGGTTTTGCTTATAACGAATGGTTGTATAACTTTTATTCGCCAAAAACTTATGTCTTGGCTAATGGTAAAAAAATCAACCCCGGGGTGCACGCCTTTTATGTTACATGGGAATATAAGGGCTTTAGTATTGTGCCTTTCTTCTATTTTTCACCCAATAATGAATACGATCCTAACTTCACTTTCCTATATGACAGCAACCCAAATTTTAAAGGGGTGGGCTGGCGTTCCCAAACAGATATTACCGTGCTCAATCCCTTTTATGCCAAGCGTTTTTGGGACACCTATCAATTTGGCATGCTCTCCAAGAAAAACGCGCATAGCTTGATGATCAAACAACGCTTTGACTTCAATAACTACAACTTTGGGGGCGGGATTTATAAGAGTTTTGGCAACGCTAACTGGATGATTGGCTACCACGGGAACCGCTTAGGCTTTGACTTTTGGACCAATAGCGTTTATGCCAACACCATTAACTCCCTCTCTTACATGATGGATGGGGACGCTTTTACAGGATTTCTTTTTGGAGGGGGTGTGCATGACAGATTTTTGTGGGGTTGTTTGGGGCGACTCACCTATGGGCCACGCGCTAATGAACAAGTTTTTTCTGTGAACTTGGGTTACCAATTCTCCAAACATTTTTATGCCGATATTAAAGTGGAATACTACAATGTGGACATGCACCATGGGTATAAAATAGGCTGGAATGGTCCTTACTTGCCACTTCAATCCGCCACCCAACAAGACAGAAGCCATATTTTTACCGAAATTAAAGTAAGTCTATAGAAGTTTGAATGCTCAAGCGCATTTGCAGGCTGGTTTTTACCGGTAGCGTGTCGTTGTGGGGGTTTGATTATCACTTAAGCGGGGTTGCTGAATCGGTGTCTAAGATCGGTTTTAATCATTCCCCCATCAATTCTTCTAAGGGGATTTACCCTACTGAGAGTTTTGTAACAATCACTATCAAAGCCCAAGTAGATGCCACTTTATGGCAACATCAAGCGCATAAAATCAAAAGTGGACTAGGGGGAGGATTGGGGGGCATTACTTACGATTCAACCCGTTATTTGATCGATCAAAGCACGGGAGAAGTCTATGGTTCTAAAGTATTTTATTACATGGGTCGTTGGTGGGGCTTCTTGGGCAATGCTCCTTGGAAGAGTTCGGCCGTAGAATCTGATCGGCACGCGCGCCCCTATGTGCTTTATAATGCGTATTTGCGTTATGATTATGGAAAGTCCTTTACTCTCATTGCTGGAAGGTATCCAGCTAAAACGACCTTTATGAGCGGGTATACAGAGGGTTTTGAGGTTTCCTATCGTTTTTTAAAGCATTTTCAAGCAAGATGGTTTAGTTCTTTTGGAAGAGCGTTAGCCGTAGGGGAATTTATTAGGGATTGGTATGCCCCCATCACCACCACTAAGAACGGGCAGGCGATTAATTTAGGCGTCCATGCAATCGGCATAGACTACCACACCGATCACTTTGCCTTTTCCCCTCTGCTCTATTTTTCCCCAAATACTTACATCACTCCGGGTTTTAAGTTTCACTATAATAGTAACCCTAAATTTAAGGGGGTGGGTTTTAAATCTTTAACGCAAGTTGTGGTGATCTTCCCTACCTACAGCCCTCATCTTTATGATACCTACTACAGAGGCACGCGTTTAGGTTCATGGGGGGCAAGTATTTATGCCCAACAGCGTTTTGATTACAACGAATTTAACTTTGGGGGCGGGTATTATCAAAATGTTGGCAATGCCAATGCAAAGATTGGCTGGTATGGTGCGCCCATTGGGATTGATTACCGGGACAACAGCGTTTATGGAGGCTTGATAGACAATATGGTTTCGCCCAACGCAGTTACCGGGTTTATTTTTGGGGGTGGGGTGTATAAGAAACTTTATTGGGGTTTGTTAGGAAAACTCACTTTTTCACCCCGAGCCAATGAGCAAACCGCTTCGCTCAATATCGGCTTTAGATGGAGTCGCTTTGTTACAAGTGATGTGCGTCTTGTTTACCATGAAGTGAGCACACATAGAGGTTATCTAGTGGGGAGCAATGCCTACAACCCTAATTTCGCCCCCACTCTTCAAAACCGCAGTTTTCTAATGACCTCTCTTAAGGCCCAATTTTAGGTATCTTTTGGTAACATTCATGAAACTTCAAATCTCTTTGTCTAACTTGTTTATCCGCCTAAAAGGTCTTTTCACTAGGGAATATTTTAGAATGAGAACATCCATTTGAGGAGTTTAGTAATGTATAGGCGTTTCTTAGGTCTTTGGATACTGAGCTGTCTTTTTCTAAAAGCTTTTGACTATAGTTTTTCAGGTCGCTTGGATACTTTCTCTAAAATTGGTTTCAACCATTCGCCCATTAATACTAAGAAAGGCATTTATCCCACAGAGAGTTTTGTAGATGTAGCAGGTTTTGCCCAAATTAAATTAGGTCTATTGCCCAAACACACCACAGATCACAAGCTAAGTTTTAGTTTGGGAGGCGAGATAGCGGGGGTTCCCTACGACTCTACGAAATATTTGAAAGATCAGAATGGTCAACTCATTGGTTCGGATGTCTATAACTTCATCGGGGGTTGGCATGGTTACTTTTTTAACAAGTATTTTGGTCCTGATTATGCTGGGCATGCACAATCTGGCGCATGGAATGCCCGCCCTTATATTTTGGACACGGCTTATATCGATTACGATTATAAGAATATCTTTGGGTTCAAGTTAGGGCGTTATGAGGCCAATATCAACTTTATGAGTGGGTCTAATCAGGGTTGGGAGCTTTACTACCGACCTATAAAAAATCTTAGATTGTGGTGGTGGAGCTCTTTTGGGCGGGGCTTGGCGTTTAACTCTTGGATTTACCAATTCTATGCCGTTGTGCCCTATCTCAAGCCCGGAGGCACTCGTGCTAATGACAACTCATGGATTAACTACGGCTGGCATGGGATCACTGCCACTTACGACTATAAGAATTTAAGTGCAGAGTTCTACTACTACTTTGCCCCTAAAACCTATAACGCTCCGGGTTTCAAATTCACTTATGACACCAATAAAAATTTTCAGCAAGTGGGCTTTCGCTCCCAAACTTTGCTGATGGTAACCGTGCCCATTTATTATTCAGGCTGGTATAACCCTAAAACAGGGCTTTACAGCATTTGGGACAACCCCCAGCACGGCGCGCCCACCGGCAAATACGGCGTAACTTTAAATATCCGCCAAATTTTCCGTTGGAATAAATTTACTTACATTTTGGGACTTTATAATACCTTTGGCAACTCTGATGCTCTATTGGGTAGCCACACCATGCCTATGGGAAATAACACTTCCTATGTGAATAATATTTATGGGATTGTAGCTTATGACTTTTGGGACAATATCGGCTATGATGGTCTAGCTGATGCGCTCAGTAATGCCAACACCACAACCATCTATGGCTCAGTGGGCAGTGTGTATAAAAAGTTTGCTTGGCATATCTTTGGGCGGGTGAGCAATGCCAATAAAGACGCGCAAGGGCACCGGGGGCGTAGCAATGAATATTCAGCTGCGATCAGCTTTGACTACGCTTTCACGCCATCCATTCTTGCCCATATCAAGTTTGAGTATTACGGCGTGCAAATCCATCAGGGGTATAAAGTGGGCTATTTTGGACTTCCAAAATTTAATCAGCCCGGCTATAACGCCAACTACCAAGATCGCAGCCACATGATGACCAATCTCACCCTGAAATTTTAAAAATTTTGATATGATAAAATACCTACAGATAACACTCTTAGCCACTTGTAGGAAATGAAAAACTAAGCCTTTTTTTAAGAAAAAAAATACTAAAATCGATACACTAGATTGGGTGTCAAATCCCCCATTTATTGCATGATAAAAGGAGAATTTTTTAGTATGGAGAAATCAAAGAAGAGTTACACGCGGAGTTCCAGGATGGGACTTGGCAGGCTCATTCCTGCCCTTTTTGCCTCCTCATCTTTGGGGCTGTGCGCTTTAGACGCAATAACCTATGAAGTGCATGGCGACTTGATCAACTTCTCTAAGGTGGGTTTTAATAATAATCCCATCAACCCGGTCAAGGGGCTTTACCCTACCGGAACCTTTGTAGAGCTCACCGGTAAATTAGAAAGCACCATGCATTTGGGCAAGGGTTGGAGTGTGAGCATTGGGGGCGCACTAGGAGGCATGCCCTATGATGGCACCCGTTACGATCGCTATTCTAAAAATCTTATACAGGATGCAGCAAGCACTAAAATAACACAGGGGCAGTATGCAGGAAAGACATATTTGGAGGTGTGGGAGCAGCAAAAAAACTCCTGTGGTGGTAAATGGGGTTGTGGCTCTATTTTAGATGGTGGAAAATATGCCAATACGGGAGTTCCTGGAGGCATTGCTGATCCTAGGGGGATAGGTTATATGTTTATGGGTGAGTGGAATGGCTTGTTTCCTAACTACTACCCCGCTTACGCTTACTCCCCCGGACAATCACGGCCCTATGAAGTTTACAAGGCCAATATTCAGTATAAAAGCGACAAAGTGTGGATGATCTTAGGGCGTTATGACACCACACAAGTTGAAGACATCGACTGGTTCTACCAACTCACGCAGGGTTTTTATGGGCTCTTTAAGCTACACTCTAAAGTCAAACTTCAAGTTTTCAGCTCCTGGGGCCGTGGTATTGCTGATGGGCAATGGATGTTCCCTATCTACCGCGAGAAGCCTTGGGGTGAGCATAAGATCGGCTTGATCTACCAAGTCAATAAGCATTTCTCTATCCACCCCCATGTATGGTTCTCCCCACAGGTGTTCACCGCTCCTGAGGTCAAGTTTCACTACGACACCAACCCTGAATTTGCGGGGAGCGGGTTTAGATCGCAAACTACATTCTATGCCATGTATGTTTACCAGTGGAAAAATGACTATGTTCCGGGTATTGGGCATGTTGGGCGTTATGGGCTAGCGCGCTATAACACCTGGGATACTTGGGGTCTTTACAGTGGGACCTGTAATGTCGTGAATCGCGCGCAAACAGGTAGTTGTGGCTGGGACGGCTATCAAGGACCCGGGGGGGCGACCTTGCTTTTTAAACAACGCTTTGATATCAATAACCACAACACTTCTTTTGGGATTTATCTCAATATCGGTAACCCTAACCCCAACATCGGAACCTATGGTAACCCAGTGGCGATCGATGGTGTGGAACAATGGACTGGAAGTATCTATGGTCTAGGGTTTGCGAGTATCAACAACATCACCGCCGCTGACGCTGTTACAGTGTATTGGAAAGGCGGGGGTGTTTATGGTAACTTTGATTGGGAGCTAGCCGAACGCTTTACCCACGCTCCACGCACCACAGCGCAAGCTCTAGCCTTGTATTTGAATTACCAATTTGGTAAGCATGTAAAGGCAGGAATCAAGCTTGAATGGTTCTATGCTGGTATTAATGCGGGTTACAACCCCGGCGTAGGCTTCTTAAGCAGTTATGGACAACCTTTCAATATGACTACAGGTGTTTTCTCCTCTGACTCTTTTGCGCAAAACTACGCCAATGTGGGCGGTGTTGGCAAGACGGTTTGGCAAGATCGTAGCCACTTGATGACTCATATTAGTTACAGCTTCTAATAAGCCGCCCCGTGCTTAAAAACGGGGCAATTTAGCTATAATCGCCTCACTGATCCAAATCGATTAAGGGCATTCCCATCACACGCAGACTATTTTTTATTTCTTTGGGCTTTTTATGTGCTTTTCTAGGACACGCCGCAGCTTTTGACTTGAGCCTGACGGGCAAACTAAGCTCCTTTACCCAAATTGGGTTTAACAATAAAAAATACCAACCCTCTAAATTCATCTACCCCACCGGTAGCTATACTTCTTTGCTTGCAGAATTAAATGTCAGCATGGATATTTATAAAGGCTTGCGCGCGGAGGTGGGGGCGATGATGGCAGGTTTGCCCTACGACTCCACAAGCCATCAAGGTAATAATATCCAACCCGGGCAAGCCGGAGGGCCGGGAGATTATTACGAACATAGTGGGGGGATCTTCTGGGAATATATTGGCTGGTATGCCGGGCATAGTGGCCAAGATGTGCAAAAACCCCGATACGCGATGGTGCACAACGCCTATTTGAGTTACGACTACAAGGGCATTTTTGGGATCAAGGGCGGGCGTTACGAACTATCTGATTATGACTGGTTCACCTCTTTTAGTCAGGGCGTAGAAGCTTACGCCAAATACAAAGACACAAAATTCCGCATTCTGTATTCAGACGCGCGCGCCTCTGCCTCTAGCGACTGGTTTTGGCCCTATGGGCGTTACTACACCAGTGGCCAGCCTCTCATGATTGCCGAAGTGGCTTATAAAAAAAATCATTGGAAAGTTAACCCCTATTTTTATGCCATCTTTAATAGAATGTATGCCCCCGGGATCAATGTTACTTATGACACTAACCCCAATTTTAGAGATAAGGGCTTTAGATGGGTGGGGACTTTTGTAGGGCTTTTCCCCTTTTTCCCTCCCTCTGGGCGGGGCTATGACATGATCTTATTTGGGCAAGAAAAGATGGGCAAGGCCGCCCAAACTTTAATGTTCCGCTCGCGTTTTTATTACAATAAGTGGCAGTTTGGGGGGAGCATTTATAAGAATATTGGTAATGCCAATGGGGACATTGGCATTTATGGCGACCCACTCGGTTACAATATGTGGACCAACACGATTTACGATGCCGAAATTAACAACATTGTAGGCGCGGACGCGCTCAATGGCTTTTTATATTTTGGCTCACATTACCGGGGGTTTCATTGGAAAGTTTTAGGCCGACTCACAACCTCCCCGCGCGCTGATGAGCAAAGTGTCGCCCTGTTTTTAAGCTACTTTTTGAGCCGTTATAATTTAGAGTTTGATCTCAAGCTTGAGTATTACAACAATATCACCAAAAAGGGCTATTGTTTTGGCTTTGGCTTTGTTGGCACGAATCAATGCGGTTCATGGGACCCTGAAACCAATAACTGGGCCCCCCGCCTGCCCCGCAATATTGACTCCAATCGTAGCCATTTGATGTTCACTCTCACCTATGGGTTTCAACTCTTATAAAAAGCGTTGGTAGAGCAAAACCTCTACCTTATCTTTGACCTCTAAAACGCCCGGGGCAATCAATGCCAGCGCGTGGCAAGCCCCTAAAGCATCGATCGCTCCCGATCCATAACGCCCCCCCCTGTAGGGCACAAAAACCCCTTTTTCAACGCGCCCTAACACTAAATGCAGACGCTCACCCTTGAAATATAAGGGTGTGCTTAAAGGCAATTCTAATAGGGTGCTCTGCGCATTCGATCCGGCAAGCTTTTCTAACATGGGCAAAACAAGGGTTAAACAAGTGAGCATACAGCTCACGGGGTTACCGGGCATACCAAAGACAAAGGTGGGCCTAGGCGTGTTGGCAAAACTTGCTAGCATGATGGGTTTACCGGGCTTGAGATTAACCCCATGGTAGTGGATAGTCGCTCCCTTTTGTAGCAACGCGTCTTTGAAGTAATCCTTATCTCCTACGCTCACCCCCGCACTGCTCACCACAACATCATAATCTTTCCAATTTTCCATCATCTCTTGTTGGGCGTGCAAATCATCTTTAAGCTTGCCGACATGTGTGGCCTCATGCCCATAACTTTTAAGCAAAGAAACAAGCATGGGAGCGTTGCTATCATAAATTTGATGATCTTTAGCCTTTGTGCCCAAAGCGACCACTTCATCTCCACTACTAAAGATCGCAATTTTAAGAGGTTTAAAAACTCTAACATGCGTGATGCCTTGAGAGGCTAGCAGGGCAATCAACCCAGCGTGAATCCTCTGCCCAGCATGGGCAATCAGCTCATCTTTGAGAATATCCTCTCCTTGAAGACGGATATTTGCCCCTTTTTTAAACCCTTGTGCAGGGGCTTGGGCGCGCGTATGATTACAAAAATCCATTGCCTCAAAAGGCACAACTAAATCTACACCCGCAGGCACTAACGCGCCTGTCATAATCTTAGCGCACTGCCCTTTTTGGACTTCTATCCCCTCCACACTTTGCCCGGCATAAATGGTATGAGCGATCTCTAAGGGTTTGCCCAAATCCTCACATTTGAGCGCAAAGCCATCCATCGCCGAATTTGTGGCTTTGGGCAGGGGTTCTAGTGCGGCCACACTTTGGGCCAGCACTCTATTTAAGCTAGATTCTAAGGGGATTTCCTCTTGTTGGGGTGTGCCTTTGACTAAATCCAAACTCAAGGCAAGCGCCACATTAAAACTTTTAGCAGACATAGGACTCCTTTAAAATAAAGTAGAGAGGGTTTGAAAAGCTTGTAACAGCGTGTCTTTAAAGCGGTGCATCATTGAGCCCAAAATCATGATTAGTCCCATAAGCGCGATAGCAATTTTCAAAGGAAAACCGATCGCCAATAGATTAAATTGAGGGTGGGTTTTCATAATCATCCCAAAAACCACATCGCTTAACATAATGATCGCCAAAATGGGAAAAGCCATGCTAAAACCGATACTAAACAAATACGCAAAGGCTTTAACGCTAGCCTTGACTACATCCGCAGAAAAAACAAAACTCCCCAGAGGCACTTTAGCTAAACTATGTTGCACCCATAAAATAATAAAGTGGTGTATGGAGGTTTGGAGCATAATTAAAATGGCTAGGAGTAAGACCACCTGCCCTACAATCGCCTTTTGCGCGCCTGAGATGGGATCGTAGGCACTAGCCATCGTCAAACCCATAGAAAAGCTAATGGTGTCTGTAGCAAAGGCAAGGGTGCTAAAAACAAGGTGTAGGAAAAATGAGGCGCACAGTCCTAAGAGCAATTCTGAAAGCAGGGCGATCAAAAAACCCTCCGTGTTCAAATGCAGGGGCGCGTGGGGAATGGTGGGGTAAAAAACCAAAGTTAGAAAAAATCCCAACGCACCCCGCACAGAGAGGGGCACAAGGTTATTATCAAAAAAAGGAAAAAAAGCTAATACCCCAGCAATGCGCACAAAGAGAAGCCAAAACCCTGTGATATTCTGACCCTGCATCCACACTAACCAATCAAGCATGGCGTATTATAGCGCGGAATGCTAGAGTTTAACTAATCGCTTGTAGCTCTAAAAGGGCGTTTTTGGGGTCTTGGTGGTTAAAAAGATAACTCCCCACCACGAGTAAATTGGCCCCACAAGAAGCTAAAAGGGACGCATTTTGGAGATTAATACCCCCATCTACCTCAAGCACACCTTGATAGTTGGGAAAACGCTTTTTGAAAGCTTGGAGTTTATCCAATACGAGGGGTAAAAATTTTTGCCCTCCAAATCCCGGATTAACACTCATCAAGAGCACTAAATCTAAATCTTGAATGATGTAGTCCAAACCCTCTAGGGAAGTGGCTGGATTAAGACTTAAGCCTGCCTTGATTCCCAAACTCTTGATGTAATGCACGCTTCTGTGCAAATGTGGGGTATTTTCTATGTGCAGAGTGATAAAAGCAGGCTGTAAATCTTTGTAGAGATCGATAAAAAAGAGGGGATTTTCTACCATTAAATGCACATCTAAGGGCGTATTATAATATTGTTTTAAATTTTTGAGCACACATGGCCCAAAAGTGAGATTGGGCACAAAATGCCCATCCATCACATCAATATGAAAAAAATCGGCTTGTTGCAGGGGGTGTAAACTCTCTTGGAGGCGCATAAAATCCGCGCTTAGAAGACTGGGGGCGATTTGCATTAAAAACCTTGAAGGCTGGTGGATTCTGTAGGACTTGAACCTACGACCAATCGGTTATGAGCCGAGTGCTCTAACCAGCTGAGCTAAGAATCCCCTTTTTTTAGAATGCGCAGGATTATAACCAAAACCAAATTT
This portion of the Helicobacter felis ATCC 49179 genome encodes:
- a CDS encoding outer membrane family protein, coding for MQDGSCGQTTSRVSAVVFVGSLALGAGSLDAFALSNAYKDIFAYKLGGFADQSAFIGFNNSKIDRNKGIYPTQSFATIVGYLGLDLNFLPKSPSHKIKVKFGGAVGGVLYDGTKNSSEGSVVSDFFGYYDGFMGGYVNVLDDDSIPVKNAKYRNAVRNYIFSDAYIEYDYKNHFGFKGGRYKSKMEYRSGWTQGFEVYGGGRDFRLTWFSSWGRAFAYGSYIQDWYAARPTFSGNYTKNSSGGYDKHGYPILLGTHALQLNYSRHKFQLEGFFYFSPKIFNAPGFKVGWDSNPNFSGRGFRSQTTLLAFFPIYYPWMIVKSDGSPAYAFDTPATRTGQSLVIKQRFDFNEFFIVGTFLKNFQNPNFKIGNMGNPAGVLTGDNSIYAGNWSTSIKADAVTGNFGYGGKHFKDTFNWEMQWQWSSSPVSHDGRVTLLLGYTFNKILSATVTLAYFGIHTNKGYQAGLNAPCKTGCQGGYQDRSSLTTSLVATF
- a CDS encoding outer membrane family protein, which codes for MLGVLSEAEALDWRNLESFAKFKAGAESFAKVGFNNKPINTKKGLYPTETFMTVVAYLQLDFPELLSKSATAAGHHLSGSLGGMGGGLIYDGTKHLKDQATGLPYGSMAWNYFGYWGGLVGQKPWAKCWYGLGGGSKADYAGMSAQELQTLSDYSTTNPPPKGTMSAQAASNCVQGYADNTRDYVIYNAYIDYSYKDIFRFRGGRYESPADYMSGYTQGLDMTLKLGHFKLWWFSSFGRGFAYNEWLYNFYSPKTYVLANGKKINPGVHAFYVTWEYKGFSIVPFFYFSPNNEYDPNFTFLYDSNPNFKGVGWRSQTDITVLNPFYAKRFWDTYQFGMLSKKNAHSLMIKQRFDFNNYNFGGGIYKSFGNANWMIGYHGNRLGFDFWTNSVYANTINSLSYMMDGDAFTGFLFGGGVHDRFLWGCLGRLTYGPRANEQVFSVNLGYQFSKHFYADIKVEYYNVDMHHGYKIGWNGPYLPLQSATQQDRSHIFTEIKVSL
- a CDS encoding outer membrane family protein is translated as MLKRICRLVFTGSVSLWGFDYHLSGVAESVSKIGFNHSPINSSKGIYPTESFVTITIKAQVDATLWQHQAHKIKSGLGGGLGGITYDSTRYLIDQSTGEVYGSKVFYYMGRWWGFLGNAPWKSSAVESDRHARPYVLYNAYLRYDYGKSFTLIAGRYPAKTTFMSGYTEGFEVSYRFLKHFQARWFSSFGRALAVGEFIRDWYAPITTTKNGQAINLGVHAIGIDYHTDHFAFSPLLYFSPNTYITPGFKFHYNSNPKFKGVGFKSLTQVVVIFPTYSPHLYDTYYRGTRLGSWGASIYAQQRFDYNEFNFGGGYYQNVGNANAKIGWYGAPIGIDYRDNSVYGGLIDNMVSPNAVTGFIFGGGVYKKLYWGLLGKLTFSPRANEQTASLNIGFRWSRFVTSDVRLVYHEVSTHRGYLVGSNAYNPNFAPTLQNRSFLMTSLKAQF
- a CDS encoding outer membrane family protein, which gives rise to MYRRFLGLWILSCLFLKAFDYSFSGRLDTFSKIGFNHSPINTKKGIYPTESFVDVAGFAQIKLGLLPKHTTDHKLSFSLGGEIAGVPYDSTKYLKDQNGQLIGSDVYNFIGGWHGYFFNKYFGPDYAGHAQSGAWNARPYILDTAYIDYDYKNIFGFKLGRYEANINFMSGSNQGWELYYRPIKNLRLWWWSSFGRGLAFNSWIYQFYAVVPYLKPGGTRANDNSWINYGWHGITATYDYKNLSAEFYYYFAPKTYNAPGFKFTYDTNKNFQQVGFRSQTLLMVTVPIYYSGWYNPKTGLYSIWDNPQHGAPTGKYGVTLNIRQIFRWNKFTYILGLYNTFGNSDALLGSHTMPMGNNTSYVNNIYGIVAYDFWDNIGYDGLADALSNANTTTIYGSVGSVYKKFAWHIFGRVSNANKDAQGHRGRSNEYSAAISFDYAFTPSILAHIKFEYYGVQIHQGYKVGYFGLPKFNQPGYNANYQDRSHMMTNLTLKF
- a CDS encoding outer membrane family protein, with the protein product MGLGRLIPALFASSSLGLCALDAITYEVHGDLINFSKVGFNNNPINPVKGLYPTGTFVELTGKLESTMHLGKGWSVSIGGALGGMPYDGTRYDRYSKNLIQDAASTKITQGQYAGKTYLEVWEQQKNSCGGKWGCGSILDGGKYANTGVPGGIADPRGIGYMFMGEWNGLFPNYYPAYAYSPGQSRPYEVYKANIQYKSDKVWMILGRYDTTQVEDIDWFYQLTQGFYGLFKLHSKVKLQVFSSWGRGIADGQWMFPIYREKPWGEHKIGLIYQVNKHFSIHPHVWFSPQVFTAPEVKFHYDTNPEFAGSGFRSQTTFYAMYVYQWKNDYVPGIGHVGRYGLARYNTWDTWGLYSGTCNVVNRAQTGSCGWDGYQGPGGATLLFKQRFDINNHNTSFGIYLNIGNPNPNIGTYGNPVAIDGVEQWTGSIYGLGFASINNITAADAVTVYWKGGGVYGNFDWELAERFTHAPRTTAQALALYLNYQFGKHVKAGIKLEWFYAGINAGYNPGVGFLSSYGQPFNMTTGVFSSDSFAQNYANVGGVGKTVWQDRSHLMTHISYSF
- a CDS encoding outer membrane family protein, whose translation is MTRRLFFISLGFLCAFLGHAAAFDLSLTGKLSSFTQIGFNNKKYQPSKFIYPTGSYTSLLAELNVSMDIYKGLRAEVGAMMAGLPYDSTSHQGNNIQPGQAGGPGDYYEHSGGIFWEYIGWYAGHSGQDVQKPRYAMVHNAYLSYDYKGIFGIKGGRYELSDYDWFTSFSQGVEAYAKYKDTKFRILYSDARASASSDWFWPYGRYYTSGQPLMIAEVAYKKNHWKVNPYFYAIFNRMYAPGINVTYDTNPNFRDKGFRWVGTFVGLFPFFPPSGRGYDMILFGQEKMGKAAQTLMFRSRFYYNKWQFGGSIYKNIGNANGDIGIYGDPLGYNMWTNTIYDAEINNIVGADALNGFLYFGSHYRGFHWKVLGRLTTSPRADEQSVALFLSYFLSRYNLEFDLKLEYYNNITKKGYCFGFGFVGTNQCGSWDPETNNWAPRLPRNIDSNRSHLMFTLTYGFQLL
- a CDS encoding molybdopterin molybdotransferase MoeA, coding for MSAKSFNVALALSLDLVKGTPQQEEIPLESSLNRVLAQSVAALEPLPKATNSAMDGFALKCEDLGKPLEIAHTIYAGQSVEGIEVQKGQCAKIMTGALVPAGVDLVVPFEAMDFCNHTRAQAPAQGFKKGANIRLQGEDILKDELIAHAGQRIHAGLIALLASQGITHVRVFKPLKIAIFSSGDEVVALGTKAKDHQIYDSNAPMLVSLLKSYGHEATHVGKLKDDLHAQQEMMENWKDYDVVVSSAGVSVGDKDYFKDALLQKGATIHYHGVNLKPGKPIMLASFANTPRPTFVFGMPGNPVSCMLTCLTLVLPMLEKLAGSNAQSTLLELPLSTPLYFKGERLHLVLGRVEKGVFVPYRGGRYGSGAIDALGACHALALIAPGVLEVKDKVEVLLYQRFL
- the fliR gene encoding flagellar biosynthetic protein FliR codes for the protein MLDWLVWMQGQNITGFWLLFVRIAGVLAFFPFFDNNLVPLSVRGALGFFLTLVFYPTIPHAPLHLNTEGFLIALLSELLLGLCASFFLHLVFSTLAFATDTISFSMGLTMASAYDPISGAQKAIVGQVVLLLAILIMLQTSIHHFIILWVQHSLAKVPLGSFVFSADVVKASVKAFAYLFSIGFSMAFPILAIIMLSDVVFGMIMKTHPQFNLLAIGFPLKIAIALMGLIMILGSMMHRFKDTLLQAFQTLSTLF